One window of Quercus robur chromosome 12, dhQueRobu3.1, whole genome shotgun sequence genomic DNA carries:
- the LOC126709179 gene encoding uncharacterized protein LOC126709179: MEMLCIQKDTSLEGIEDKSAMTELSPVGDIFGEPLEPPRIGDQYQAEIPSLIAECDRLQLINELADSEVVASLQKSFPLGLPIPLMWENCQFENFNRTAECENRKNIQITSNNEDSKLDMESLATVLGNGKFVDNFSVLQTTVKSDCMDQEERGLCPLPGSIGESWRDIECDSFLLGLYIFGKNLVLVKRFVESKKMEDILSFYYGKFYRSDRYHRWSECQKLRSKRYICGQKIFTGWRQQELLSRMFSHVSEECQDKLLEVSRTFEEEKFSFEEYIFTLKNTVGIKIFIEAVGIGKGKQDLTGKAMEPIKTNHVFSSRPEIPIGKACSSLSTSDIIKFLKGDFRLSKARSSDLFWEAVWPRLLAKGWHSEQPDDLGVCGLKPSLVFLIPGVKKFSRRRLVRGNHYFDSVSDVLYKVASDPGLLEVEIEAAESSGHKEDKCEATGKQDFDGLSNKQHHCYLQPRNSNCNRDLLKFTIVDTSMIHGIEQPNVRELRSLPVQTNSLSSASSLSSETEQDTSEESEDEAEEINISNPAADMIEREASVDSSDRARVLDARDPTIAVMQNHESSNTTLFNDNHRGKSMNYHFSQKINSSCSEYLAPVQKQQDFNLYNYGESNHSIENISTERMQNEDQSHCQSTLPCAFPEMAFLMCAQNLSANSSLAKSSPEGSNAVSVTENFLGREESPGNPQPRTLIDLNLPHVSPDIGTQEPFTTDMVQYNDNSCANKSASLLKTSQQPEPSNISDDGTSTEQQPTMNSQRQSMSLLKTGQQPEPSNISDDGTSTEQQPTMNSQRQSMRSRALTTKAWEALEYGFFDTKKKRKRGEASQNNSMSRSSRQVRGRTALSSTLDDSAGNGILETRIEENMVEVCISKVNVIDDSQV; this comes from the exons ATGGAG ATGCTATGTATTCAGAAGGACACTAGTTTGGAAGGCATTGAAGACAAATCTGCTATGACAGAGTTATCACCTGTAGGTGATATTTTTGGAGAGCCACTTGAGCCTCCTCGCATTGGAGACCAGTATCAGGCAGAGATTCCCTCACTTATTGCAGAGTGTGATCGGTTGCAACTTATAAATGAACTGGCTGATTCAGAAGTTGTGGCGAGTCTGCAAAAGTCTTTTCCATTAGGACTACCCATTCCACTTATGTGGGAAAATTGTCAATTTGAAAACTTCAATAGAACTGCAGAATgtgaaaacagaaaaaatatCCAGATTACTTCAAACAATGAAGATTCAAAACTGGACATGGAATCTCTGGCTACAGTTTTGGGCAACGGTAAATTTGTGGACAATTTTTCAGTTCTTCAAACAACAGTTAAAAGTGATTGCATGGATCAGGAAGAGAGAGGTTTGTGTCCTCTTCCTGGCTCTATTGGTGAATCTTGGAGGGATATTGAATGTGACAGTTTTCTCCTAGGTCTATATATCTTTGGGAAGAATCTTGTCCTTGTAAAGAGATTTGTTGAGAGTAAAAAGATGGAAGATATATTGTCTTTCTATTATGGAAAGTTTTATAGGTCTGATAGATATCACAGGTGGTCCGAATGCCAAAAGTTAAGAAGTAAACGATATATATGTGGGCAAAAGATATTTACAGGTTGGAGGCAACAGGAACTATTATCACGAATGTTCTCCCATGTGTCAGAGGAATGTCAAGATAAATTGCTGGAG GTTTCTAGGActtttgaagaggaaaaattttcatttgaagaaTATATATTCACTTTAAAGAATACTGTTGGTATCAAGATTTTTATAGAAGCAGTGGGTATTGGCAAAGGGAAGCAAGACCTCACTGGCAAAGCCATGGAGCCAATAAAGACCAATCATGTTTTCTCTTCACGTCCTGAGATACCGATTGGCAAAGCTTGCTCCTCTCTTTCAACTTCAGACATAATCAAATTTCTGAAAGGAGATTTCAGGTTGAGTAAAGCCAGATCCAGTGATCTCTTTTGGGAAGCTGTTTGGCCCCGTCTTTTAGCAAAAGGATGGCACTCTGAGCAGCCTGATGATCTTGGTGTTTGTGGTTTGAAGCCTTCTTTGGTGTTTCTTATTCCCGGTGTTAAGAAGTTTTCCAGAAGAAGACTTGTGAGAGGTAATCACTACTTTGATTCTGTTAGTGATGTATTGTACAAAGTGGCATCAGACCCTGGGCTTCTTGAGGTTGAAATTGAAGCAGCTGAAAGCAGTGGGCACAAGGAAGACAAATGCGAAGCAACTGGAAAACAGGATTTTGATGGTTTGTCAAATAAACAGCACCATTGTTACCTCCAGCCGCGAAATTCAAACTGTAATCGAGATCTCTTGAAGTTTACAATTGTGGATACCAGTATGATTCATGGAATAGAACAGCCTAACGTTAGAGAGCTGAGAAGTTTACCTGTTCAAACTAATAGTTTATCTTCCGCCTCGAGTCTTTCCAGTGAAACTGAACAAGATACATCAGAAGAGTCAGAGGATGAAGCAGAAGAAATTAATATCTCAAACCCAGCAGCAGATATGATTGAGAGGGAAGCATCTGTTGACTCGTCAGATCGTGCTAGAGTGCTTGATGCCCGTGATCCGACCATTGCAGTAATGCAAAATCATGAAAGTTCAAACACAACTCTGTTTAATGACAATCACCGGGGGAAGTCTATGAATTATCACTTCAGCCAGAAGATTAATTCTAGCTGTTCAGAATATCTAGCTCCCGTCCAGAAACAGCAGGACTTTAATCTTTATAACTATGGAGAATCAAACCATAGCATTGAAAATATCTCCACAGAAAGGATGCAAAATGAAGATCAGTCCCATTGCCAGTCAACTTTGCCTTGTGCATTTCCTGAGATGGCTTTTCTAATGTGTGCACAAAATTTATCTGCCAACAGTTCTCTGGCCAAAAGCAGCCCAGAAGGGAGCAATGCAGTGAGCGTCACTGAGAATTTCTTAGGTAGAGAAGAGTCTCCAGGAAATCCTCAACCTCGGACATTAATTGACTTGAACCTTCCTCATGTTTCACCAGATATAGGAACTCAGGAACCCTTCACCACGGACATGGTGCAATATAATGACAACTCATGTGCAAATAAGTCAGCGTCTCTATTGAAAACAAGTCAGCAGCCTGAGCCATCAAACATATCTGATGATGGGACTAGTACGGAACAACAGCCTACCATGAACAGCCAGAGGCAGAGTATGTCTCTATTGAAAACAGGTCAGCAGCCTGAGCCATCAAACATATCTGATGATGGGACTAGTACAGAACAACAGCCTACCATGAACAGCCAGAGGCAGAGTATGAGGAGCAGAGCATTGACCACAAAAGCATGGGAAGCTCTTGAATATGGTTTCTTCGatacaaagaagaagagaaagcgTGGGGAAGCTTCACAAAATAACTCAATGTCAAGGTCTTCCCGACAAGTCCGTGGCAGGACTGCTCTTAGTTCAACTTTGGATGATAGTGCTGGTAATGGCATTCTAGAAACCAGGATAGAGGAGAATATGGTTGAGGTGTGCATTAGTAAAGTCAATGTGATTGATGATTCTCAGGTTTAA